One segment of Patulibacter sp. SYSU D01012 DNA contains the following:
- the gcvPA gene encoding aminomethyl-transferring glycine dehydrogenase subunit GcvPA codes for MTRYTPATDADQEAMLAAVGVGSIRDLLAEQIPEALLLQEPLDLPDGQSEQEVYTHLRDLAARNTSAEDEVTFLGAGMYDHYVPAIIDMLMGRSEFLTPYTPYQPEVSQGGLQVMFEYQTAISELTALPVSNASVYEGPSAVAAAAYLAKLVNGRRRIVVSAGAHPHTIQTLRTLAVGYGSEVVVVPLKDGVTDAEAWAAAFDDDTSSAVVQQPNFLGAVEDVQALADAARAGGPKAVVIGAYDPITLGVLAPPGEVGVDVAVGEGQSLGNRLDFGGPSFGFFAAREAFLRRMPGRIAGETTDVDGRRGFVLTLQTREQHIRREKATSNICTSQALNALAGVVYLSWLGREGLPELANLLAQRTHYARTTLAAVEGVELLHEQPVVREFAVRLPGVDVPQVVAYCQDHGVNPGLALTRTHEGQFDDGLLVAITEQRTKDEIDTLARLLGDAIAAQRTGARQEVSA; via the coding sequence GTGACTCGCTACACGCCCGCCACCGACGCCGACCAGGAGGCGATGCTCGCCGCCGTCGGCGTCGGGTCGATCCGCGACCTGCTCGCGGAGCAGATCCCCGAGGCCCTGCTGCTGCAGGAGCCGCTCGACCTGCCCGACGGCCAGTCGGAGCAGGAGGTCTACACGCACCTGCGCGACCTCGCCGCCCGCAACACCTCCGCCGAGGACGAGGTCACCTTCCTCGGCGCCGGGATGTACGACCACTACGTCCCCGCGATCATCGACATGCTCATGGGGCGGTCGGAGTTCCTCACGCCGTACACGCCGTACCAGCCCGAGGTCTCCCAGGGCGGCCTGCAGGTGATGTTCGAGTACCAGACGGCGATCAGCGAGCTGACCGCGCTGCCGGTCTCGAACGCGTCCGTCTACGAGGGCCCGAGCGCCGTCGCCGCGGCGGCGTACCTGGCGAAGCTCGTCAACGGCAGGCGGCGCATCGTCGTCTCCGCCGGCGCGCACCCGCACACGATCCAGACCCTGCGCACGCTCGCCGTCGGCTACGGCTCCGAGGTCGTCGTCGTGCCGCTGAAGGACGGGGTGACGGACGCCGAGGCGTGGGCCGCGGCGTTCGACGACGACACGTCGTCCGCGGTCGTGCAGCAGCCGAACTTCCTCGGCGCCGTCGAGGACGTGCAGGCGCTCGCCGACGCTGCGCGGGCCGGCGGCCCGAAGGCCGTCGTCATCGGCGCGTACGACCCGATCACGCTCGGCGTCCTGGCGCCCCCCGGCGAGGTCGGCGTGGACGTCGCCGTCGGCGAGGGGCAGTCCCTGGGCAACCGCCTGGACTTCGGCGGTCCCTCCTTCGGCTTCTTCGCGGCGCGCGAGGCGTTCCTGCGCCGCATGCCGGGCCGCATCGCCGGCGAGACGACCGACGTCGACGGCCGGCGCGGCTTCGTGCTGACGCTGCAGACGCGCGAGCAGCACATCCGCCGCGAGAAGGCGACGTCGAACATCTGCACGTCGCAGGCGCTCAACGCGCTGGCCGGCGTCGTCTACCTGAGCTGGCTGGGCCGCGAGGGCCTGCCCGAGCTCGCGAACCTGCTGGCGCAGCGCACGCACTACGCGCGCACCACGCTGGCCGCCGTCGAGGGCGTCGAGCTGCTGCACGAGCAGCCCGTCGTGCGCGAGTTCGCCGTCCGGCTGCCGGGCGTCGACGTCCCGCAGGTCGTCGCGTACTGCCAGGACCACGGGGTCAACCCGGGCCTGGCGCTCACCCGCACCCACGAGGGCCAGTTCGACGACGGTCTGCTCGTGGCGATCACCGAGCAGCGCACGAAGGACGAGATCGACACCCTCGCCCGCCTGCTCGGCGACGCGATCGCCGCCCAGCGAACGGGCGCCCGTCAGGAGGTCTCCGCATGA
- the gcvH gene encoding glycine cleavage system protein GcvH: protein MADASYPEDLKYHPEHDWARIDGDTAVFGITWYAQDALGEVVFFDAPEVGATVTKDESYAEIESVKAVSDVIAPLSGEVLEVNPGLEDSPEAVNEDTYGEGWLVKVRLTDPSELDSLLDRDAYVATLD, encoded by the coding sequence ATGGCCGACGCCTCCTACCCTGAGGACCTGAAGTACCACCCCGAGCACGACTGGGCCCGGATCGATGGCGACACCGCCGTCTTCGGGATCACCTGGTACGCCCAGGACGCCCTCGGCGAGGTCGTCTTCTTCGACGCCCCCGAGGTCGGCGCGACCGTCACGAAGGACGAGTCCTACGCCGAGATCGAGTCGGTCAAGGCCGTCTCCGACGTCATCGCCCCGCTGTCCGGCGAGGTCCTCGAGGTCAACCCGGGGCTCGAGGACAGCCCCGAGGCCGTCAACGAGGACACCTACGGCGAGGGCTGGCTCGTCAAGGTCCGCCTGACCGACCCCTCCGAGCTCGACTCGCTGCTCGACCGCGACGCGTACGTCGCGACCCTCGACTGA
- the gcvT gene encoding glycine cleavage system aminomethyltransferase GcvT, whose protein sequence is MSSTTELRRTPLYERHLTAGARVVPFAGWEMPVQYAGVKEEHLAVRTASGVFDVSHMGEIRTSGPQALDFLQRILSNDVAKIAVGGSQYSVLTKEDGGVLDDLFTYRLADDVYLTVTNASNHEKDLAWFRRWAADFEVEVEDAFDEFAMLAVQGPQARQAVTSVLGYELPKPFRTGGAVWRDADLLVAGTGYTGEDGVELLVPPAIAPELWDELLAAGVQPAGLGARDTLRIEACFHLYGNDLSEDRDPIGAGLGWCCKEDTGFVGSEAVAQARAAGPAHADGLRLVPFRFTDKGIPRPGNPVVGGGVVTSGTFAPSLGVGAGLAYVPQASSEPGTPLEIDVRGRVRPAEVATKPLYRRPQG, encoded by the coding sequence GTGAGTTCGACGACGGAGCTGCGGCGCACGCCGCTGTACGAGCGGCACCTGACGGCCGGCGCCCGGGTGGTCCCGTTCGCCGGGTGGGAGATGCCCGTCCAGTACGCGGGCGTGAAGGAGGAGCACCTCGCCGTGCGGACCGCCTCCGGCGTCTTCGACGTCTCGCACATGGGCGAGATCCGCACGTCCGGTCCGCAGGCGCTCGACTTCCTCCAGCGGATCCTGTCGAACGACGTGGCGAAGATCGCCGTCGGCGGCTCCCAGTACTCCGTGCTGACGAAGGAGGACGGGGGCGTCCTGGACGACCTCTTCACCTACCGCCTGGCCGACGACGTCTACCTGACCGTCACGAACGCGAGCAACCACGAGAAGGACCTGGCGTGGTTCCGCCGCTGGGCCGCCGACTTCGAGGTCGAGGTCGAGGACGCGTTCGACGAGTTCGCGATGCTCGCCGTGCAGGGCCCGCAGGCCCGGCAGGCCGTCACGTCCGTGCTGGGCTACGAGCTCCCGAAGCCCTTCCGCACCGGGGGAGCGGTCTGGCGCGACGCGGACCTGCTCGTCGCCGGCACGGGCTACACGGGGGAGGACGGCGTCGAGCTGCTGGTCCCGCCCGCGATCGCCCCCGAGCTGTGGGACGAGCTGCTGGCCGCCGGCGTGCAGCCCGCCGGCCTCGGCGCGCGCGACACGCTCCGCATCGAGGCGTGCTTCCACCTGTACGGGAACGACCTCTCCGAGGACCGCGACCCGATCGGCGCCGGCCTGGGCTGGTGCTGCAAGGAGGACACCGGCTTCGTCGGGTCCGAGGCGGTGGCGCAGGCCCGCGCCGCCGGGCCGGCCCACGCGGACGGCCTGCGCCTCGTCCCCTTCCGCTTCACCGACAAGGGCATCCCGCGCCCGGGCAACCCCGTCGTGGGCGGCGGCGTCGTCACGAGCGGCACCTTCGCGCCGTCCCTCGGCGTCGGCGCCGGCCTGGCCTACGTGCCGCAGGCGTCGTCCGAGCCGGGCACGCCGCTGGAGATCGACGTCCGGGGCCGCGTGCGCCCGGCCGAGGTCGCCACGAAGCCCCTGTACCGTCGCCCGCAGGGCTGA
- the ftsZ gene encoding cell division protein FtsZ: MDATGSYLAVIKVVGVGGGGTNAVNRMIDAGLRGVEFVACNTDAQALQMCDADIKINIGSDVTRGLGAGANPEVGHAAASESRDEIREALKGADMVFVTAGEGGGTGTGAAPVIAEIAKGEIGALTVGVVTRPFSFEGSQRMRQAEDGINRLREVVDTLVVIPNDRLLGLVEKRTSILDAFRSADNVLRQGVQGITDLITIPGLINLDFADVRTVMHDAGTALMGIGQAGGDTRAGEAAKQAIASPLLEDSVEGATGILLNITGGTELGLFEVNEAAEIVQQAADGDANIIFGAVIDESIGDEIRVTVIATGFDKTRGSRAGSPAAAARPSRATERPQRPVERPRRRLEEDRVPRADRQRSSLEIGDDDIDIPAFLR, encoded by the coding sequence ATGGACGCCACCGGCAGTTACCTCGCCGTCATCAAGGTCGTCGGCGTCGGCGGCGGCGGCACGAACGCCGTCAACCGCATGATCGATGCGGGGCTGCGCGGCGTGGAGTTCGTCGCGTGCAACACCGACGCGCAGGCGCTGCAGATGTGCGACGCCGACATCAAGATCAACATCGGCTCCGACGTCACCCGCGGCCTCGGCGCCGGGGCGAACCCCGAGGTCGGCCACGCCGCCGCCTCGGAGTCGCGCGACGAGATCCGCGAGGCGCTCAAGGGCGCCGACATGGTCTTCGTGACCGCGGGCGAGGGCGGCGGCACCGGCACCGGTGCCGCCCCGGTCATCGCCGAGATCGCCAAGGGCGAGATCGGCGCGCTGACCGTCGGCGTCGTCACGCGCCCGTTCTCGTTCGAGGGCAGCCAGCGCATGCGCCAGGCCGAGGACGGCATCAACCGCCTGCGCGAGGTCGTCGACACGCTCGTCGTGATCCCGAACGACCGCCTGCTGGGCCTCGTCGAGAAGCGCACGTCGATCCTCGACGCCTTCCGCTCCGCCGACAACGTCCTGCGCCAGGGCGTCCAGGGCATCACCGACCTGATCACGATCCCGGGCCTGATCAACCTGGACTTCGCGGACGTCCGGACCGTCATGCACGACGCCGGCACCGCGCTGATGGGCATCGGTCAGGCCGGCGGGGACACCCGCGCCGGCGAGGCCGCCAAGCAGGCGATCGCCAGCCCGCTGCTCGAGGACAGCGTCGAGGGCGCGACCGGCATCCTGCTGAACATCACCGGCGGCACCGAGCTGGGCCTGTTCGAGGTCAACGAGGCCGCCGAGATCGTCCAGCAGGCCGCCGACGGCGACGCCAACATCATCTTCGGCGCCGTGATCGACGAGTCGATCGGCGACGAGATCCGCGTGACGGTCATCGCGACGGGCTTCGACAAGACCCGCGGGTCGCGCGCCGGCTCGCCCGCCGCGGCCGCGCGCCCGAGCCGCGCGACCGAGCGGCCGCAGCGCCCCGTCGAGCGCCCCCGCCGGCGCCTCGAGGAGGACCGCGTGCCGCGCGCCGACCGCCAGCGCTCGTCGCTCGAGATCGGCGACGACGACATCGACATCCCCGCCTTCCTCCGCTAG
- a CDS encoding FtsQ-type POTRA domain-containing protein: MPFSSLTARLHGAGAARPGRRATWTARRPGRRTALLAGAALLLLVAVYAGLRLSPLSAVQRVSVVGLQGPNAPDLRRAIQRAAVGQSTLGFDEGAVRRVLAGTASVTGVTVHTNFPHGVQVEVDQRVAVGAVERGGRRVSVAADGTLLPDWTVGTLPVIAGARADDGAVVGGARRAVRILGAAPAALLATVARVDDATVVRLADGPALLFRDTTRVHAKWAAAAAVLSDPKTAGATWIDLRIPEQPVAGSGAPPTIPPKGAKAGAVGDATDALATAEGGTATTGAGGAGSSAAPAAAATPATGGSAATGAAPAAATPRTAAPAATSAAPAAGASAASPPAAPAGADAPVTPNATAGAPASGGATTSVPQGASTPAPAGAAPGAATSTSTTGGTP; this comes from the coding sequence ATGCCGTTCTCGTCCCTCACCGCCCGCCTGCACGGCGCGGGGGCCGCGCGCCCGGGCCGCCGCGCCACGTGGACCGCCCGCCGGCCGGGCCGACGGACCGCGCTCCTGGCCGGCGCGGCCCTGCTGCTGCTCGTCGCGGTCTACGCCGGGCTGCGCCTGTCGCCCCTGAGCGCCGTGCAGCGCGTCAGCGTGGTCGGGCTGCAGGGCCCGAACGCCCCGGACCTGCGCCGTGCGATCCAGCGCGCCGCCGTCGGGCAGAGCACCCTGGGCTTCGACGAGGGCGCCGTCCGGCGCGTGCTCGCGGGCACGGCGAGCGTCACCGGCGTGACCGTGCACACGAACTTCCCGCACGGCGTGCAGGTCGAGGTCGACCAGCGCGTCGCGGTCGGAGCGGTCGAGCGCGGCGGGCGTCGCGTCTCGGTCGCGGCGGACGGCACGCTGCTGCCCGACTGGACCGTCGGCACCCTGCCGGTGATCGCCGGGGCCCGGGCCGACGACGGCGCCGTCGTCGGCGGCGCCCGCCGCGCCGTCCGCATCCTGGGTGCGGCCCCCGCGGCGCTCCTCGCGACCGTCGCGCGCGTCGACGACGCCACCGTCGTGCGGCTCGCCGACGGACCGGCACTCCTCTTCCGCGACACCACCCGCGTCCACGCGAAGTGGGCCGCGGCCGCCGCCGTCCTCTCCGACCCGAAGACGGCCGGCGCCACCTGGATCGACCTGCGCATCCCGGAGCAGCCCGTCGCCGGCTCCGGTGCGCCGCCGACCATCCCGCCGAAGGGCGCGAAGGCCGGCGCGGTGGGCGACGCGACCGACGCCCTGGCGACCGCCGAGGGCGGCACCGCCACGACCGGGGCCGGCGGCGCCGGATCCTCGGCGGCTCCCGCTGCGGCGGCCACGCCGGCGACCGGCGGCAGCGCCGCGACCGGCGCGGCGCCGGCGGCGGCCACGCCGCGCACGGCGGCTCCCGCCGCGACGAGCGCCGCGCCCGCGGCCGGCGCGAGCGCCGCGAGCCCGCCGGCCGCCCCGGCCGGGGCGGACGCTCCCGTGACGCCGAACGCGACCGCGGGCGCCCCGGCGAGCGGCGGGGCGACGACCTCCGTCCCTCAGGGAGCCTCGACCCCGGCACCCGCCGGAGCAGCCCCCGGCGCCGCAACGAGCACGTCCACCACGGGCGGGACGCCCTGA
- the murC gene encoding UDP-N-acetylmuramate--L-alanine ligase, giving the protein MSSLPWRGRRLHILGIAGAGMSALAVLARGLGAEVTGSDRAESRYLAGVREAGIPVTIGHAAENVPAGDDVVVVASTAIPEDNPERVEARRRGLPDRSRHGLLREVCAEHRVIAVAGAHGKTTTSAMVVHALQGAGQDPSYLVGGILRATGRNVHIGTSGWLVVEADESDRSFLETQPEVAVVTSVELDHHGTYSSHADLEDAFRTFLAGARHAVVWDRRELDGIVPADRAIARHRYDADGIAPASGRQVLRWRDVGAGPSPDAREPYGWDGTPVALVQPGAHNAWNAAGALTAAAAAGADPVAAAAALETFPGTGRRFEAVGAGPAGATIVDDYAHHPTEVARTIEAARTLAPRRVVAVFQPHLFSRTQFLAEAFGRALALADLVCVLDVYPARERAEDFPGVSGLTIARAAADAGAGRTVVWLPTIDDATARLPGLLRAGDLCLCMGAGDVDAVARGLVAAAA; this is encoded by the coding sequence ATGTCCTCCCTGCCCTGGCGCGGCCGCCGTCTGCACATCCTCGGGATCGCGGGGGCGGGGATGAGCGCCCTCGCGGTCCTCGCCCGCGGCCTCGGCGCCGAGGTGACGGGATCCGACCGGGCGGAGAGCCGCTACCTCGCGGGCGTGCGCGAGGCGGGGATCCCGGTGACGATCGGCCACGCGGCGGAGAACGTCCCGGCCGGCGACGACGTGGTGGTCGTCGCGTCCACCGCGATCCCCGAGGACAACCCCGAGCGGGTCGAGGCGCGCCGCCGCGGCCTGCCGGACCGCTCCCGCCACGGGCTGCTGCGCGAGGTCTGCGCCGAGCACCGCGTCATCGCGGTCGCGGGCGCGCACGGCAAGACGACGACCTCGGCGATGGTGGTCCACGCGCTGCAGGGCGCGGGCCAGGACCCGTCGTACCTCGTCGGCGGCATCCTCCGCGCCACGGGCCGCAACGTCCACATCGGCACGTCGGGCTGGCTCGTCGTCGAGGCCGACGAGTCGGACCGCTCGTTCCTGGAGACGCAGCCCGAGGTCGCCGTCGTCACCAGCGTCGAGCTCGATCACCACGGCACCTACTCCTCGCACGCCGACCTGGAGGACGCCTTCCGCACGTTCCTCGCGGGCGCCCGCCACGCCGTCGTCTGGGACCGCCGCGAGCTCGACGGGATCGTGCCGGCGGACCGCGCGATCGCCCGTCACCGCTACGACGCGGACGGCATCGCGCCGGCGTCCGGCCGCCAGGTGCTGCGCTGGCGCGACGTCGGCGCCGGCCCGTCGCCCGACGCCCGCGAGCCGTACGGGTGGGACGGCACGCCCGTCGCGCTCGTCCAGCCCGGCGCCCACAACGCCTGGAACGCCGCCGGCGCGCTGACCGCCGCAGCCGCCGCGGGCGCCGATCCCGTGGCCGCCGCGGCCGCGCTCGAGACGTTCCCCGGCACCGGTCGCCGCTTCGAGGCGGTCGGCGCGGGGCCGGCCGGCGCGACGATCGTCGACGACTACGCGCACCACCCGACGGAGGTGGCGCGGACGATCGAGGCGGCCCGCACGCTGGCGCCGCGCCGCGTCGTCGCCGTCTTCCAGCCGCACCTGTTCTCGCGCACGCAGTTCCTGGCCGAGGCCTTCGGCCGGGCCCTCGCGCTCGCCGACCTGGTCTGCGTCCTCGACGTCTATCCGGCCCGCGAGCGCGCGGAGGACTTCCCGGGCGTCTCCGGCCTGACGATCGCGCGCGCGGCCGCCGACGCGGGGGCGGGGCGCACCGTCGTCTGGCTGCCGACGATCGACGACGCGACCGCGCGCCTGCCGGGGCTGCTGCGCGCGGGCGACCTGTGCCTGTGCATGGGGGCGGGCGACGTGGACGCCGTGGCCCGCGGCCTGGTCGCCGCCGCGGCGTAG